The Penicillium oxalicum strain HP7-1 chromosome VIII, whole genome shotgun sequence DNA segment AGCCTACCGAGGAGGAAATTCAAACCTGGCTCACGGCCCAGATTCGCCAGCCCAATGCAGAATTCGACTGGTTCAGAAAGCGGCACAAGATCGCCAAGTATCTCATCTATTGCACCCTGACGCCTGCTGCCCGTAGACTCATCGTCAATTTAGATGATGCCCATGATATTTTTGCCAAGCTACGGACCACTTACGACACCAGCAACCATCGCGCCCTAGCTCCCAGATGGTATGCATTCAATGCTCTCAAATACCATGCTAATGGAAACCCTCAgaccttcatctccaagtGGGGCAGCGCTCTTGAGGAGGTCAATTCGTGCCTCCCAATGAGCGATCCTATTCCAGTGGAACTCTGCCTCGCCATGTTCAAAAATGCGATTCGGGCAGTTCCAACCACTCAGAACTTCATCACTCAATACCAGCCTCCCACCGACCGAGACACCCTTCTGGAGGACCTCTTCAACAAGTTCATTGAGTATGAAATGCACAGACTACAGGATGCAAAAAATTGAAGCCTGAAAGGAGAGGTGGGCCTACATTGTCCAGCTTTGAGAACATCGCGTTTGAATTTTCAAGCGCTCGTCATTCGTGAGAAGTCACCATCATTTATGAATCTCGTCGTTCATGCTCTTGCAAGCTCAACTTCAACGCTCTCTGCaggtcctcatcgtcatcgtcatcatcattgtgAGCAATTTCCGCCTTGCCATTCTGGCCTCCGTGCACGATCGTTCTTTCAGCCCCAGTGCCTCGGCTATTGTTTCGATGTTGTAATTCCAGCAGACTCTGCTTCTTGATGTATTCCAAAACAATGTCCTCTTCCGTTTTCTCCTGCGGCGTCTTTTCATCACGAGGGCTCGGATGTGTTTCAGTATTTTCACTGTGAGGAAACGGTGGAGGTGGTAGCGCGTTCTCTGCGCTGCTTCGGACAGTGCCATGAGCGGCGTCGTGAGCCATTGTagcttcattttcttcctgcAATGACCAGAGATCCATATCAAGGGAGTCCCTCAGAAGATCCTCACTCCAGGCGCCGGTACTGCCGATGGAATCCTGCCTCTGTGGTATCTCACACACTTTAGGCTGTTCCTCATGCGGCACGTACCTTTTTTTCAAGGTTTTCTGAATCGCTTTCCATTGGGTGATGATGTCTTCTTTCTCGGTTTCCGACGCCTGTAGCCATTCATCATAACCCTGAGCCGCTCGGGATGCGATGATATAGTCTTGCACGTCATTTTTGAACAGTTTCTGCACTTCTTTGCTGACCCCCTGCATCGTATGGCCAAGAATACCGACGCACGCTGCGCTCGACTTGGCGAAGAAGCCCCCAACCCCTTTCCCCACCCCCTTGAAGAAGCCACCGGCACCTTCTTTCTGGGCACCTTTCCAGGGTTGGGTGACGAGGCCGGTGATACCATCGTACCAGCCGTAGCTGAACTCCCTGCCCACAGCCTTCATGCCAGACTTGAAGTCGCCGACCCTCTCTTGCGGGCGAATCGTATCATCGCCCCAGAGCCGCGGCATATTGTGAAAGCCCCTCACCAAGTTGACGGATATGTCCACTGGCCCTTGTACAACGGCCTTAGCGAAGCGTCCGGCGCCCCTTGTCATGTGTACGCCCGTCGGACGCAGCATGTCAGTCTGCACGCCGGCATCAGGTCCTGTCTGGCTACCGGTGAGGACAGAAGAAGCAGGTGTGAGAGTCACTACACTCTCCTTCACTGAGTCTTTCCGACTCCGCCGAGCTTTTGCTTGTGGTGACGAGCTTGACAAGCTTGAATCCCTTGGTACTTGCGACATGTGGGTTGGACTCGTGGCCGTCGAGACCGAGGCCCGGGATTGTCGTCGGCTCCGCTCAACCGGCTTCTTCAACGCCCTGACGGTTTCCGAGGGCACGTCGGCGAGCCCGACCGTCATGCCGCTAAATGCCCTCACAAACGCAGTGAATCCCCCGGAGATGGGGTCCCACGGGCCTTCATCGGTTTGGTATTCCTGTGCCCGAAACAGCTTGAGATCATTGATCTCCAATAGCCCTGCATTCCCTAGTGTGTACGCTGCGAAAGCGCTCAAGGTGACCTTCGTACGCCTGAGACGCCACACGGCGGGCCGGGACGGGGCGAGAGTGCATCGGAGCCGATCCAGATCGAGACGCTGATGGAAAGACTGCGCACCTGTATGGCAGCCATTCTCCGCTGCAATCTTGTCCGCCAGTTCCAGGGCGCGCTCTTGGCAGCTGGACGTGAAGCAGAACTTAATGGCCTTGGCCAAATTGTCGGCCGTCAGTTGTTTATGGGGAATCGGATCAGGGCCTGCCCCTGCCTGTGCAATCATTGCACCCCAAAATGGCTGGTCTCCAAAGAAAGGGACAACAACTGTCGGCCGGCCTGCGGCGATGCCTGCTGCTGTCGTACCCGCACCACCGTGATGTACGACACACGAGACGCGTTGGAAGAGCCAGTCGTGCGGTACGTTCCCAAGCACAAAGACCCCATCAGGAATCCCCAACTCATCCGAGCCCACACCTCCCCAGCCTTTGGATAGGAGCACGCGCTGGCCTGTCTGCTTCACCGCAGTGAAGATGATTCTAGTAAGTGCGTTCGGGTCATTGAGCACAATACTTCCAAATCCAATGTAGATCGGCGGTGGTCCAGCATCAAGGAAGGCCTGCAAGTCATGTGTTGGCGTGTAACCCGGAGTTgttggaagagagaaaaagccgACGACTGAGACATGAGCGCCCCAATCTTTTGGCTTAGGAATCAGGGCGGGAGACCAGCAGTAAGTATGTGGGATTTGCAGCCGCTGTAACATCCCCGGGGCCCAGATGACGCTGATCGGATCCAGATCCAGACACTTGACCCGGAATCGATTGATGATGTCCCCAAGAGCTTGCCATGAAAGCAATTCAACCAAAGCGTAGCTGATGTAATTTGCCAGTCGCGGGTCGGTATTCGTGGCTTGAATGTTGGCCAGGGGATGCGGAAAGGCTTGCGTCGGGGAATAGGGCATCGTGAACATCATATGGAGCGGGATTCCTAGTTTCTCTGCACAATGAACGTGGGCGAAGCTCGGAGGATTGGCAATGATACAATCGGCTACAAAGGGCTTTATCTCCGGCCTCGAATGGGTCTCGCCTTCCGACATATTAGACCCATCGTCCTCGACTGTACTATCATTTGCCCGATAACAGGATCGCCAGCAGCCCTGGATGTACTCGGCTACGTATCGTCGTTGCTGGCCGACATCACCACTCATCACACTCCGAAAACTAGGCCTCAGACCAGGGTTTTTGAACATGAAGGCCATCAAGCGGGCAGGGTCGCCGCCAATGCTGAAAAACTCAAGACCCTGCTGCTGCACAAACTCCTTAAAGGTGAAGTGCGTTGCCAACCGTACCCGATGGCCGTAAGTCTCTTTCAAGACCTTTCCTAACGCCACGAAGGGCTGAACGTCTCCACGAGAGCCCACCACCTGAATCACGATGTTCAAGGTAAGAGGTGGCCGGGAGGGTGGGTCGCTGCCCTGCGCTGTAGGTGGAGGACTGTATAGGGGAGGATGACTGTCTCCAGCCCCCTGGTCATGCTGATTGAGTGCTGGGGCCAAAATTTGGGACAATTGACGACTGAAGTGATTGATCCGGATAGCGATTCGACCATCTTCGGTGAGCTGGGCACTGGTACCCGTCCCGTTCTTTTCATCACGGATCTCGCCATATTGGCTTCCATACGGAGGTGGCGGTGCGGTGTCCTCGGCCAGTGCCTCATCCTCGAGGTCGAGGTGCTGTGGAAAGGATTTTTGTCTCATCAGGCTGGAGGATTCCACCACACTCTTTGGGCGCTGGTTCTTCACGGGTGCCTATGAGAAATGTGGATGACTGCCAGGGCTGGCTAGCCTCCTGTGCGTCGATTTTTGCTGTATATCGGCCCAGCTACAGCAAAATGAGTGCTCAATCAATGGTCGTCAGGCCGTCAGACGACTGCTGGGATGTAGAGGAGAACACCGAGAGTCGGGTTGATAGTTCGAAGCCTCGTGTGTTCCTGAGCCGAGTTGAGTCAGTGGGAACCACGTGGGGCATGTGAGGTTGTCCCAGCAGTCAgatggattttttttgaacAATTTTAATGGTTAAAGAGGCAGGGCGAGGGCGAGATATACCTTCTACGGCCTGGCACAGCCCTGAGATGACACACCGCCCGCTGGAGTTGAGGTCCCCGTTGCGTGTTTCGTTTATTCTGACCTTGCCCGTCCTCTATTGGCAGTGATGGGACGTCTGACAATCTCACGCTCAAATGACCAGCGAATGTACTGCCGTTTCGCCGCTAGCGTGTGCGTCAATTGTGGAGCGACAAGATGACAATCGCTGTGGCTTGGGCTGCGGGCTGCAGCCTGCCAGAGGCGGAGGACCCTGCGCTGGAATTTTTGTGGGCTAAGCTGGTGCCTGAAGCCCACAAACCACCGTACCAAGCTCGCAAAATCAT contains these protein-coding regions:
- a CDS encoding Sterol 3-beta-glucosyltransferase produces the protein MRQKSFPQHLDLEDEALAEDTAPPPPYGSQYGEIRDEKNGTGTSAQLTEDGRIAIRINHFSRQLSQILAPALNQHDQGAGDSHPPLYSPPPTAQGSDPPSRPPLTLNIVIQVVGSRGDVQPFVALGKVLKETYGHRVRLATHFTFKEFVQQQGLEFFSIGGDPARLMAFMFKNPGLRPSFRSVMSGDVGQQRRYVAEYIQGCWRSCYRANDSTVEDDGSNMSEGETHSRPEIKPFVADCIIANPPSFAHVHCAEKLGIPLHMMFTMPYSPTQAFPHPLANIQATNTDPRLANYISYALVELLSWQALGDIINRFRVKCLDLDPISVIWAPGMLQRLQIPHTYCWSPALIPKPKDWGAHVSVVGFFSLPTTPGYTPTHDLQAFLDAGPPPIYIGFGSIVLNDPNALTRIIFTAVKQTGQRVLLSKGWGGVGSDELGIPDGVFVLGNVPHDWLFQRVSCVVHHGGAGTTAAGIAAGRPTVVVPFFGDQPFWGAMIAQAGAGPDPIPHKQLTADNLAKAIKFCFTSSCQERALELADKIAAENGCHTGAQSFHQRLDLDRLRCTLAPSRPAVWRLRRTKVTLSAFAAYTLGNAGLLEINDLKLFRAQEYQTDEGPWDPISGGFTAFVRAFSGMTVGLADVPSETVRALKKPVERSRRQSRASVSTATSPTHMSQVPRDSSLSSSSPQAKARRSRKDSVKESVVTLTPASSVLTGSQTGPDAGVQTDMLRPTGVHMTRGAGRFAKAVVQGPVDISVNLVRGFHNMPRLWGDDTIRPQERVGDFKSGMKAVGREFSYGWYDGITGLVTQPWKGAQKEGAGGFFKGVGKGVGGFFAKSSAACVGILGHTMQGVSKEVQKLFKNDVQDYIIASRAAQGYDEWLQASETEKEDIITQWKAIQKTLKKRYVPHEEQPKVCEIPQRQDSIGSTGAWSEDLLRDSLDMDLWSLQEENEATMAHDAAHGTVRSSAENALPPPPFPHSENTETHPSPRDEKTPQEKTEEDIVLEYIKKQSLLELQHRNNSRGTGAERTIVHGGQNGKAEIAHNDDDDDDEDLQRALKLSLQEHERRDS